ATTGATTACATAAATAATCTTGTCTTTGAATTTCTCATATTTGCTGATATCGAAATGGAGTTTCTCCCGCTTCTTGCCCGTAAATGTGTACCGCGACTCAACGATGACAAACCAGTCAACATGCGGATAGAGTGTGTTAAGACGGATATCTAACAACATATCCTCGTCATAAAACAAAAAGCAATCGTAAATCATGTGCCAACATCCTGTTGGTAAACTGTAAGGAAATAGAAATAATTTGTGCGTAATGATATCAATAAATTTCCATTTCTTCCCTGGTGATATCTCAGCCTGCCACAAATTATTTCTTTTGCTCCTTTAACTATCTCCCGTTCTGCTGTGAGTCATTCTCGATCACCCGCACCAATGTCCCATCGATATCAATCATGACGCCCATTTTCATCCCTGACTGGATTTGAGGCAGATGAACGCAGGGACGTGAATGAGGCTCCTCGCCGATACCTGCGGCTTTAAAAGCAGCAAACATGGCATCGGCGTCATCGACGCGTAAACAGCAACTGAACCAGCTTGTGAGCGGATCAAGATCTGTGTGCAGGAAGAATTCCAGCGTGAGGGTTCCGCGGGTCATGATCAGCCAGCCGTCATCGACATAGGTCGTGGTGAAGCCAAAACTGCCATAGAAATCTTGTGTCGCGCTGAAGTTTCGGGAAGGGAGATTAGGTGTAGCGAAATCGGTCATAGCGGCTCTCTGTCGTCGGAAGATGTCGTTAAACGTTCACGCCATCATGCCTGAGCCATCAATGTGAAGAAAGGTTGAATGTAAACGAAAATCCCCCACCTTTCGGCAGGGTTCCAGACACATGAGACGCAGGCGCCCTCACCAATAAGGGCAGCGTCGGTTTATCAGAACTGATAAACCAGACCAACAGCCACAACGTCATCGGTGTTGATGCCGGCGTCGCGGGTCAGACGGGTGTCGTCCATCAGGTTGATTTTGTAATCAACGTAAGTGAGCATGTTTTTGTTGAAGAAGTAAGACGCGCCAACATCAACATATTTGGTCAGGTTCTGGTTACTGTAACCTGGGATATTACGTGCGTGGGACTGAACATATGCGATAGACGGGCGCAGACCGAAGTCGAACTGGTATTGCGCTACCGCTTCAAAGTTCTGCGCTTTGTCCGCGTAGCCGTAAGCGGTGCTGCCTGCTTTACCGAAGCGGTTTGCGTTGTAGCTCTGGGTGTACATCGCGGCCAGATAGATGTTGTTCGCATCGTATTTCAGACCACCGCTGTAAGCAGTCGCTTTGTCGCCGTTACCGATGATTGCCGGATTGTTACGGCCATTTTGCTCGGCGGTACGGTCTGAAGCCATCATGGCTGCTGCCGCGCTGAAGCCTTCGCCCAGGTCATAAGACAGGGACATGCCGTAGCCGTCGCCGTTTTGAGCCAGTACGTCACGGCCGTTGTTAGATTCGGTCGCGCTGCCGTTTTTGCCCTGATACTGAACAGCAACGTCCAGGCCATCAACAACACCGAAGAAATCTTTGTTACGGTAGGTCAGCACGCCGTTAGCACGCTGGAACATGAAGTTGTCTGCGCCGTAAGTATCGCCGCCGAATTCAGGCAATACGTCGGTCCATGCCGCGACGTCGTACATCACGCCATAGTTACGGCCGTAATCCAGTGAACCCCACTGGCCGAATTTCAGACCTGCAAAACCAACACGGGTAAAGTTGTGGTTATCAGCGTTTTCCGGAGAATTCAGAGCTGCCTGATATTCCCACTCACCGTAACCGGTCAGTTCGCTATTAATTTGGGTTTCACCGCGGAAACCCAAACGCATATATGACTGGTCGCCGTCAGTGCTGTCATCGCTGGAAAAATAATGTAAGCCGTCGACTTTACCGAACAGATCAAGTTTGTTGCCGTCTTTGTTATAAATTTCGGCAGCGCCAGCGGTGCCGGCCATCATCAGAGCAGGAATTACCAGAGAAAGTGCGCGTAATTTCATCATCAATATCCTTGATTATTTGGAAGCTATCTACATTGCCATCCGGCAAGTTAATTCTCAGCCCACCGTGAAGTTATATTTCTTCTTTAGGGTCTGGAACTGATGGCCGTCAAAATAATCGAGGATAAGTTCCGTTGCAACCGAAAAAAATTTGAAGTTGTTTTCGTTTGGCATTGGTTTAAGTTTAAAAAATCATCAACTCATAATAATAAAACCATATAAAACATAATCTTGACTACGATTATCCCACCCAGTAATTACTATTATCTTTGCAGTGATGCCTGATGATAATAATCATTTCACTGCGGAACTATGGCATGAAAACATAATCTGGATATTGAAAAGCCTAATGTAATGTTTTGTATATCTTCGGTGGCAGGGTTGCAATTTCATCCACAAAAAAGCCTCCGGGATGGGAGGCTGATGGATCTATTTGTACACATGTTTATTACATAATACGTTCGAGATGTTGATCTTTACCGCCTAACCGCCCGTCGGTCTGATTCCATTCATTTTGGTACGCCTGATAAGCAAATACAAATGCCTGATGTCCGTCTTCAAATAACTGGTCCGGACGTTTATGCCAGCCAGAATATGCGTCGTAACGCAAAATTTCATAGCCGCCTTCTACCGGATGAAAAAGGTAAGTGTAATGTTCACAATATTCCGGCGCGTAAGGAATATCTTCTCCCGCTTCCAGTGTAATAAACAGGCCGCCCAGGCGTATTTTAATCATTGATATCCTTTTTTCATTCCACAGTTCAGTCGTCTGTGTGGCCGTCACACAGGCAGTCTCAGCCTTCCGATGCATCCAGCCCGTCACTATTTTGCCACAAACTACCAAAATAATGGCGACAGGTCTCCCGCCCGAGACGTTGTAATACACTTAAATCAGCAAAAACGGCCTCACGAATCTCCATTTCATTGCTCTCTTATAAAAT
The Rahnella variigena genome window above contains:
- a CDS encoding bleomycin resistance protein, with the translated sequence MTDFATPNLPSRNFSATQDFYGSFGFTTTYVDDGWLIMTRGTLTLEFFLHTDLDPLTSWFSCCLRVDDADAMFAAFKAAGIGEEPHSRPCVHLPQIQSGMKMGVMIDIDGTLVRVIENDSQQNGR
- the ompC gene encoding porin OmpC, with product MKLRALSLVIPALMMAGTAGAAEIYNKDGNKLDLFGKVDGLHYFSSDDSTDGDQSYMRLGFRGETQINSELTGYGEWEYQAALNSPENADNHNFTRVGFAGLKFGQWGSLDYGRNYGVMYDVAAWTDVLPEFGGDTYGADNFMFQRANGVLTYRNKDFFGVVDGLDVAVQYQGKNGSATESNNGRDVLAQNGDGYGMSLSYDLGEGFSAAAAMMASDRTAEQNGRNNPAIIGNGDKATAYSGGLKYDANNIYLAAMYTQSYNANRFGKAGSTAYGYADKAQNFEAVAQYQFDFGLRPSIAYVQSHARNIPGYSNQNLTKYVDVGASYFFNKNMLTYVDYKINLMDDTRLTRDAGINTDDVVAVGLVYQF